Proteins from one Streptomyces roseifaciens genomic window:
- a CDS encoding ricin-type beta-trefoil lectin domain protein, which yields MRRLIRSLAKQRAKPPAHPARMPRPARKPRRRPFAGLTALVTVVASAAIAVLPTAPAQASPLRSTPLITYNMLGATSGQDSKWTTTIGNYIQAAEIVTLQEAGPTPPGRFQSTTPVAGLPQVGRAGYIQHHRWTYRSADYEVYFLQTDRMGGRYEGGRNNVAVVTQRTPEEVTAVPSPIADGRAALGVRFGDDWYFTFHARPTSRNNPTNESDVMLARIAAFVNQTPGRSWTVGADFNNEPGNFALPPGAHAYATGLPTHEGRRELDYVVASVNIPDHPRRRLNGASADHWAVAVAVGGMRAGGEPQPLFTSPRHIENMESGGTLEALGGGALNGMPALTNQRNGGFAQRWDLEFNGTEAVRIRLPKGRCLSSLQDRRDHGKPLMFDCGTSSIQRWRLLSFGNEQYQIRNIALGLCLDAGTATGPRDLYGLELNPCKAKDSQHWFLGPPADSDPRANFFAGDLSIAHPGPFGLENVRTGRMLAGEPRGLSGTRVRAHPHRTEPTPNEEKWIPEWVGAERLRMRDAATGLCIETDANVPNSGILGLDLRACNGSRAQTWHVEPAAENTFRLRSEQRVLGTEPCLDLDQLAANTGSDIVNVNQCERGRASQRWFFAPFDASAGPDETGE from the coding sequence ATGAGGCGATTGATCCGCTCCTTGGCGAAGCAGCGCGCGAAGCCGCCGGCGCACCCCGCGAGAATGCCGCGCCCCGCGAGAAAGCCGCGCCGCCGGCCGTTCGCCGGCCTCACCGCCCTGGTGACGGTCGTCGCGTCGGCAGCGATCGCGGTCCTGCCGACAGCACCCGCGCAGGCCTCGCCGCTCCGCAGCACCCCGCTCATCACGTACAACATGCTCGGTGCCACCAGTGGCCAGGACAGCAAGTGGACGACCACGATCGGCAATTACATCCAGGCCGCCGAGATCGTGACCCTGCAGGAGGCAGGTCCGACGCCGCCCGGCAGGTTCCAGAGCACCACCCCCGTTGCGGGACTGCCGCAGGTCGGCCGGGCGGGATACATCCAGCACCACCGCTGGACGTACAGGTCCGCGGACTACGAGGTCTACTTCCTGCAGACCGACCGCATGGGCGGGCGCTACGAGGGCGGCCGCAACAACGTCGCCGTCGTCACGCAGCGCACACCGGAGGAGGTGACCGCCGTGCCCAGCCCGATCGCCGACGGGCGGGCCGCCCTCGGGGTGCGGTTCGGCGACGACTGGTACTTCACCTTCCATGCCCGGCCCACCAGCAGGAACAACCCGACCAACGAGTCGGACGTGATGCTCGCCCGCATCGCGGCCTTCGTGAACCAGACGCCCGGCCGGTCGTGGACCGTCGGGGCCGACTTCAACAACGAGCCGGGCAACTTCGCCCTGCCGCCCGGCGCCCACGCCTACGCCACCGGTCTGCCCACCCACGAGGGCCGCCGCGAGCTGGACTACGTGGTGGCGTCCGTCAATATCCCGGACCACCCGAGACGGCGGCTCAACGGCGCCTCTGCGGACCACTGGGCCGTCGCCGTCGCCGTCGGCGGCATGCGCGCGGGCGGCGAGCCGCAGCCCCTGTTCACCAGCCCCCGCCACATCGAGAACATGGAGAGCGGCGGGACGCTGGAGGCCCTGGGCGGGGGCGCGCTCAACGGCATGCCCGCCCTCACCAACCAGCGCAACGGAGGGTTCGCCCAGCGCTGGGACCTCGAATTCAACGGGACCGAAGCCGTCCGCATCCGGCTCCCCAAGGGCAGGTGCCTCAGCAGCCTGCAGGACCGCCGGGACCACGGCAAGCCCCTTATGTTCGACTGCGGAACGAGCAGCATCCAACGCTGGCGGCTGCTGTCGTTCGGCAACGAGCAGTACCAGATCCGCAACATCGCGCTCGGGCTCTGCCTGGACGCGGGCACGGCGACCGGCCCGCGTGACCTCTACGGCCTCGAGCTGAACCCCTGCAAGGCGAAGGACAGCCAGCACTGGTTCCTCGGTCCCCCCGCCGACTCCGACCCCAGGGCCAACTTCTTCGCAGGCGACCTGTCCATCGCCCACCCCGGCCCCTTCGGGCTGGAGAACGTCCGCACCGGCCGGATGCTGGCCGGCGAACCCCGCGGGCTCAGCGGCACCCGCGTACGCGCCCACCCGCACCGCACCGAGCCCACGCCCAACGAGGAGAAGTGGATCCCCGAATGGGTCGGCGCCGAGCGGCTGCGCATGCGCGACGCGGCGACCGGCCTCTGCATCGAGACGGACGCGAACGTCCCGAACAGCGGGATCCTCGGCCTCGACCTGCGGGCCTGCAACGGCTCCCGCGCCCAGACCTGGCACGTGGAGCCGGCCGCCGAGAACACCTTCCGGCTCCGCAGCGAACAGCGCGTCCTCGGCACCGAGCCTTGCCTGGACCTGGACCAGCTGGCCGCCAACACCGGCTCGGACATCGTCAACGTCAATCAGTGCGAACGCGGCCGCGCCTCCCAGCGCTGGTTCTTCGCCCCCTTCGACGCCTCCGCCGGACCCGACGAGACGGGGGAGTGA